The following coding sequences are from one Humulus lupulus chromosome X, drHumLupu1.1, whole genome shotgun sequence window:
- the LOC133806889 gene encoding uncharacterized protein LOC133806889, whose product MLFEEIVELKSPPKVKNLLWRAVSGCLPTNMKLRSKHVHVLTLFPQCNQGPETIIHNLVNCTFVQACWLKAEMAGVGTADGSLVGCLQSVFVRMNKEEVELIAVLCWKVWKVRNEVVWWKKGRSVEEVVLLARISLDQWQKAQVRSYFTYVSFQVNSEG is encoded by the coding sequence ATGCTTTTTGAAGAGATTGTGGAACTTAAAAGCCCTCCAAAAGTGAAGAATTTGCTTTGGCGTGCAGTATCTGGTTGCCTCCCCACAAATATGAAATTACGTTCTAAGCATGTTCATGTTCTGACACTTTTCCCTCAGTGTAATCAAGGGCCCGAGACGATAATACACAACTTGGTAAATTGCACTTTTGTCCAAGCATGTTGGTTGAAAGCTGAGATGGCAGGTGTGGGAACTGCAGATGGCTCGTTGGTTGGGTGTTTGCAATCTGTCTTTGTTAGAATGAATAAAGAAGAGGTTGAGTTGATAGCAGTCCTGTGTTGGAAAGTTTGGAAGGTTAGGAATGAGGTAGTTTGGTGGAAGAAAGGGAGGTCGGTAGAGGAAGTGGTTTTGTTGGCAAGAATCAGTCTTGATCAATGGCAAAAAGCTCAAGTGAGAAGCTATTTTACATATGTGTCTTTTCAAGTTAATAGTGAGGGTTAA